GTTACGTTTAATAATTAGTGCCTTGTTATTAGATTAGTAGGATTTGTTCAAAGCTAAATTACTGTGATTGAAGAATCCTGCTCTTAACGAAGTTCGGCATTTATTGCGACAAAATCAACTTATAGATTCGTTTTATATAGCCATTTAAAATAATTTTAACGGTAAGAATTATATATAAATTAGTAATCGTAAATTTGATTGCACGGAAATTAAGTTTATCCTTATTTAAAGAAATACAGAAAATATTTATATGAAATTAGTATTGTCACCAGCAAAGTCATTAGACTTTGAAAGCCAATTGCCAACAGAACAGCATACCCAAGCTCAGTTTTTAAAACAATCGGAACGCTTAAATAAAATACTTAAAAAGAAATCGGCTAAAAGTTTATCGAAACTCATGAGTATTTCTGATGCTTTGGGACAATTAAATTATGAGCGCAATCAATCTTGGGAACTACCCTTTACTACCGACAATGCCCGCCCCGCTATTTATGCCTTTAGTGGTGATGTTTACCGCGGATTGGGTGCTTATACCATTCCTAAAGATAAAATAGAAACACTCCAAAATACCGTGCGTATTCTTTCAGGATTGTACGGGTTATTGAAACCGACTGATTTAATACAGCCTTATCGCTTGGAAATGGGAACTAAAATGCCCGTTGGTACAAAGAAAAACCTTTACGAATTCTGGAAAAAAGACATTACCAAAGCGCTTAACGAAGAATTGGAAGATGATGAGTTGTTTTTAAACTTGGCGAGTAATGAATATTTTAAGGCGATTGATAAAAAAGCGTTAAAAGTCCCTGTGGTTAATATTACTTTTAAAGATTTTAAAAATGGTAAATACAAAGTCATTTCCTTTTTTGCTAAAGAAGCCCGTGGACTTATGGCTAGGTATATTGTAGATTCGGGTGCAAAATCCATTGATGATATCAAAGGTTTTAATTATGAAGGTTATGGGTTTAGTGAAGACATGTCGACCGAAACAGAGTTGGTATTTATAAGATAATCCTTATTATTGTATAAAAGGTTTTTTTATGCAGTATTACCTCATTTTAGCGCTTCAGGGCTATTGTGTTTACCACCTCATTACGCGCAAAAATCCGTTTTGGTGGTTTTTTATCATTATGTTTATACCTGTG
This genomic stretch from Flavobacteriaceae bacterium GSB9 harbors:
- the yaaA gene encoding peroxide stress protein YaaA, whose translation is MKLVLSPAKSLDFESQLPTEQHTQAQFLKQSERLNKILKKKSAKSLSKLMSISDALGQLNYERNQSWELPFTTDNARPAIYAFSGDVYRGLGAYTIPKDKIETLQNTVRILSGLYGLLKPTDLIQPYRLEMGTKMPVGTKKNLYEFWKKDITKALNEELEDDELFLNLASNEYFKAIDKKALKVPVVNITFKDFKNGKYKVISFFAKEARGLMARYIVDSGAKSIDDIKGFNYEGYGFSEDMSTETELVFIR